From Streptomyces griseorubiginosus, one genomic window encodes:
- a CDS encoding class I adenylate-forming enzyme family protein, with protein sequence MREQQPPFADRGFYLGPVFRRAADRHGAVSVTLDRPLDTHPALGVDLTYEVLADVVEELSGRLWEAGVRPSEQVVVHKTDNVDFVLLTCAVSRIGAVPVLLSPGLAGEVVGELIERLRQPWLVTDRAKLEGPLKGVGLRVRQVLSVDRAPGAEPLERYAGSEPPPAVRLHPSEPALITHSSGTTGLPKLAVHCANTMWNRLVPQKAMGWPTRGETAALHMSFVHSRFYHLLGVLLHFGSPLVLITDPEPAAVGPLLTRHRPGIVETHPNTFVLWEELADAPGAPLSRVRSYGSTFDAIHPRTVRRLLEASKRRTPWLIQLYGQSETGPVAFQWFTRRSAARADGRRVGFGIPGFTRVRVTGPDGRPVAPGHTGRIEARTRGRILTYLGMQDRYDRQLNDGWWEMGDMGYRGRLGGLHLIDREIDRIDSVHSNLEIEDALMERLEELREVVIVPGADREPVPVVCVRGEQPLDPERWREATVDLPAMAEPRQWRFEELPMTATWKVKRVEITRMLAEGARA encoded by the coding sequence ATGCGAGAGCAGCAACCCCCCTTCGCCGACCGGGGGTTCTACCTGGGCCCGGTGTTCCGCCGGGCGGCCGACCGGCACGGCGCCGTCTCCGTCACCCTGGACCGGCCGCTGGACACCCACCCCGCCCTCGGTGTCGACCTGACCTACGAGGTCCTGGCAGACGTCGTCGAGGAGTTGTCCGGGCGGTTGTGGGAGGCGGGGGTGCGGCCGTCGGAGCAGGTGGTCGTGCACAAGACGGACAACGTCGACTTCGTGCTGCTGACCTGCGCGGTCTCCCGGATCGGCGCGGTGCCCGTGCTGCTCTCCCCCGGTCTGGCGGGTGAAGTGGTCGGGGAGTTGATCGAGCGGCTCAGGCAGCCGTGGCTGGTGACCGACCGGGCCAAGCTGGAGGGGCCGCTCAAGGGAGTCGGTCTCCGGGTGCGGCAGGTGCTGTCCGTGGACCGGGCGCCGGGCGCCGAGCCCCTGGAGCGGTACGCCGGTTCCGAGCCTCCGCCTGCTGTCCGGCTCCACCCCAGCGAACCGGCGCTGATCACCCACAGTTCGGGCACCACCGGCCTTCCCAAGCTCGCCGTGCACTGCGCGAACACCATGTGGAACCGGCTCGTTCCGCAGAAGGCGATGGGCTGGCCCACCCGCGGGGAGACCGCGGCGCTGCACATGTCGTTCGTGCACTCGCGCTTCTACCATCTGCTCGGCGTCCTGCTGCACTTCGGCAGCCCGCTGGTGCTGATCACCGACCCGGAACCGGCCGCCGTGGGACCACTGCTCACCAGGCACCGGCCCGGGATCGTGGAGACGCATCCCAACACCTTCGTGCTGTGGGAGGAGTTGGCCGACGCGCCCGGTGCCCCGCTGTCGCGGGTGCGGTCGTACGGGTCGACGTTCGACGCGATCCATCCGCGCACGGTACGGCGGCTGCTGGAGGCCTCGAAGCGCCGTACACCTTGGCTGATCCAGCTGTACGGGCAGAGCGAGACCGGGCCGGTGGCCTTCCAGTGGTTCACCCGGCGCAGCGCCGCGCGGGCGGACGGGCGGCGGGTCGGGTTCGGGATACCGGGCTTCACGCGCGTGCGGGTCACCGGCCCCGACGGCCGGCCGGTCGCGCCGGGGCACACCGGGCGGATCGAGGCGCGTACCCGGGGCCGCATCCTCACCTACCTCGGCATGCAGGACCGCTATGACCGTCAGCTCAACGACGGCTGGTGGGAGATGGGTGACATGGGCTACCGGGGCCGGCTCGGCGGACTGCATCTGATCGACCGGGAGATCGACCGGATCGACTCCGTGCACAGCAATCTGGAGATCGAGGACGCCCTGATGGAGCGTCTGGAGGAGCTGCGTGAGGTCGTCATCGTGCCGGGTGCGGACCGGGAGCCGGTGCCGGTGGTGTGCGTGCGCGGGGAGCAGCCCCTGGACCCGGAGCGCTGGCGGGAGGCGACGGTCGATCTGCCGGCGATGGCCGAGCCGCGGCAGTGGCGGTTCGAGGAGCTGCCGATGACCGCGACCTGGAAGGTGAAGCGGGTCGAGATCACCCGGATGCTGGCGGAGGGTGCGCGCGCGTGA
- a CDS encoding FAD-dependent oxidoreductase produces the protein MTPVVVVGAGPVGLSAALALRARGQGVVLLEADPEDRERPGSRALFVHRETLALLDGMLPGLADEITGYGQTWRTRRTLYRGREVYSRTYPPRPGPPPFTSLRQVDTERFLRAACERAGVGFVWDARVLDVRTTASGVRLSCADGREWECAYAIAADGARSAVRDALGIAMEGERGEGFHVVVDVAHGPGAEPPLERVFHYEHPGVGGRSVMRVPFTGGFQVDLQCRDDDVEEEFGTEEAVRRWLPAVVGEGYGERVLWVSTYRFLRKVAASFTDPHGRVLLVGEAAHLFPPFGARGMNSGIADAAAAAEAITHGTVEAFADVRRSAALFNSAAAGAALDQLRPRRRTVRLRQRVAAALAPVVPSCGSWLEHAPYGPRGGAPAVAGRKY, from the coding sequence GTGACACCGGTCGTGGTGGTCGGCGCCGGCCCGGTGGGTCTGTCCGCGGCGCTCGCGCTGCGGGCTCGCGGACAGGGGGTGGTGCTCCTCGAGGCGGACCCGGAGGACCGTGAACGGCCGGGCAGCCGCGCCCTGTTCGTGCACCGCGAGACCCTCGCGCTGCTCGACGGGATGCTGCCGGGGCTGGCCGACGAGATCACCGGGTACGGGCAGACCTGGCGGACCCGCCGGACCCTGTACCGGGGCCGCGAGGTGTACTCCCGTACCTATCCGCCGAGACCGGGCCCGCCTCCCTTCACCAGCCTGCGCCAGGTCGACACCGAACGCTTTCTGCGGGCCGCGTGTGAGCGGGCGGGCGTCGGGTTCGTGTGGGACGCGCGCGTGCTGGACGTCCGGACGACGGCGAGCGGGGTCCGGCTGAGCTGCGCGGACGGGCGGGAGTGGGAGTGCGCGTACGCGATCGCCGCCGACGGGGCCCGGTCCGCCGTGCGGGACGCGCTGGGCATCGCCATGGAGGGTGAGCGGGGCGAGGGCTTCCACGTGGTCGTCGACGTGGCCCACGGGCCGGGCGCCGAGCCGCCGCTCGAGCGGGTCTTCCACTACGAGCATCCGGGCGTCGGCGGGCGCAGTGTGATGCGGGTGCCCTTCACCGGGGGCTTCCAGGTCGATCTCCAGTGCCGGGACGACGACGTGGAGGAGGAGTTCGGGACCGAGGAAGCCGTACGGCGATGGTTGCCGGCCGTCGTGGGCGAGGGGTACGGGGAGCGGGTGCTGTGGGTGTCGACGTACCGCTTCCTGCGCAAGGTGGCCGCCTCGTTCACCGATCCGCACGGGCGGGTGCTGCTCGTCGGGGAGGCGGCGCATCTCTTCCCGCCGTTCGGGGCGCGGGGCATGAACAGCGGCATCGCGGACGCGGCGGCCGCGGCGGAGGCGATCACCCACGGGACGGTCGAGGCCTTCGCCGATGTACGGCGGTCCGCGGCGCTGTTCAACAGTGCCGCCGCCGGTGCCGCCCTGGACCAGCTGCGGCCGCGGCGCCGCACGGTACGGCTGCGGCAGCGGGTGGCGGCGGCGCTTGCACCGGTCGTGCCGTCCTGTGGATCGTGGCTGGAGCACGCGCCGTACGGGCCCCGGGGCGGGGCACCGGCGGTGGCGGGCCGGAAGTACTGA
- a CDS encoding aminotransferase class IV encodes MTRPVVAEGLWALSPAAGLRPVEETEAEEPLLVADSWLVREGRVRGLDRHRERFVRSCGQSAGPPSYRLLEFWAAMTDALPRSGAWFPRVELTPRQVRLRLRPAPPLGTEIRVWAAGQSDPRTVPRRKGPDLDALAAVRSRATGAGADEAVLVGPTGVVLEAATASVLWWEDDTLCLPPPRLPVLPGVTVALVQERARREGVRVAHRARTLPELSGREVWLVNALHGIRPVVNWIGGPLEAAPARRAPEWRAWLDDLREPLPAK; translated from the coding sequence ATGACGCGACCGGTGGTGGCGGAGGGGCTGTGGGCGTTGTCACCGGCCGCCGGACTGCGGCCCGTGGAGGAGACGGAGGCCGAGGAACCGTTGCTCGTCGCGGACTCCTGGCTGGTGCGCGAGGGCCGGGTGCGGGGTCTGGACCGGCACCGGGAGCGCTTCGTGCGGTCCTGCGGCCAGAGCGCGGGGCCGCCGTCGTACCGGCTGCTGGAGTTCTGGGCGGCCATGACGGACGCGCTGCCGCGCTCGGGTGCGTGGTTCCCGCGGGTCGAGCTCACGCCCCGCCAGGTGCGGCTGCGGCTGCGGCCCGCACCCCCGCTCGGGACCGAGATCCGGGTCTGGGCCGCGGGCCAGTCCGATCCGCGGACCGTGCCCCGCCGCAAGGGGCCGGACCTCGACGCCCTGGCCGCCGTCCGAAGCCGGGCGACCGGCGCGGGCGCGGACGAGGCGGTGCTCGTCGGGCCGACGGGAGTCGTCCTGGAGGCGGCCACCGCCAGCGTGCTCTGGTGGGAGGACGACACCCTGTGCCTGCCCCCGCCCCGGCTGCCGGTCCTGCCCGGAGTGACCGTCGCCCTCGTCCAGGAACGCGCCCGGCGCGAGGGCGTGCGGGTCGCCCACCGCGCACGCACCCTCCCCGAGCTGAGCGGCCGTGAGGTGTGGCTGGTGAACGCCCTGCACGGGATCCGGCCGGTGGTGAACTGGATCGGCGGGCCGCTCGAAGCCGCACCGGCCCGCCGCGCCCCGGAATGGCGGGCCTGGCTGGACGACCTCAGGGAGCCGCTGCCGGCGAAATAG
- a CDS encoding carboxymuconolactone decarboxylase family protein, whose translation MSENVSPSRAALKKITPDVSSAMGSLHAAAVSAAHDAKVEPELLELIRIRASQINGCAFCIDMHTKDARAAGETEQRVYALNAWRETPFFTERERAALALTEAVTLVHDGRVPDAVYAEAAEVFDETQIAALIWAATVINAYNRIAIATRMVPGNYQPTKK comes from the coding sequence ATGAGCGAGAATGTTTCCCCGTCCCGTGCTGCCCTGAAGAAAATCACCCCCGACGTCTCCTCGGCGATGGGATCCCTGCACGCCGCCGCCGTTTCCGCGGCCCATGACGCCAAGGTGGAACCGGAACTCCTGGAACTGATCCGGATCCGGGCCTCACAGATCAACGGCTGCGCCTTCTGCATCGACATGCACACCAAGGACGCCCGCGCGGCCGGGGAGACCGAGCAGCGCGTCTACGCCCTGAACGCCTGGCGGGAGACCCCCTTCTTCACCGAACGCGAGCGCGCCGCCCTGGCGTTGACCGAGGCGGTGACCCTGGTCCACGACGGCCGGGTACCGGACGCGGTGTACGCCGAGGCGGCGGAGGTCTTCGACGAGACGCAGATCGCGGCGCTGATCTGGGCGGCGACCGTCATCAACGCGTACAACCGGATCGCCATCGCGACGCGAATGGTTCCCGGGAATTACCAGCCGACCAAGAAATGA
- a CDS encoding PLP-dependent aminotransferase family protein encodes MAKPWATFGVDLHLEPTGGGIRRGLTDALREAVRTGRLAPGTRLPSSRSLAADLGIARNTVADAYADLVAEGWLTARQGSGTRVAERVVGPAAGGGGVGAGAGAGAGAGARARAGGVAGARAGVGAGASGPRGAVDSSPGAVSRPGVSGRPPAPDPARPRTPGLPPPHAPRPAYNLIPGTPDLASFPRTAWLKAARRALADAPYQAFDYGDPRGRIELRTALAGYLARARGVRADPDRILVCAGFSHGLRLLGALLRARGADTVAVESYGLDVHWNLLAAAGLRTTPLPFDERGTDPGRLTGQGAVLLTPAHQFPMGGTLHRDRRAAVVDWARRTGGLVVEDDYDGEFRYDRQPVGALQGLDPDHVVYAGTASKALAPGLRLGWLVLPPDLMAQVLKAKGGIDACGSLDQLTLAEFLNSGAYDRHVRAARLRYRRRRDALVAELARRAPKVHATGIAAGLHVVLRLPPGTEQQALRAAAWHGLAVHGLHRYRHPEAAVERSDALVVGYGTPPDHAWSGALEALCAVLPE; translated from the coding sequence ATGGCGAAACCCTGGGCCACTTTCGGCGTCGACCTCCACCTGGAGCCCACCGGTGGCGGCATCCGGCGCGGCCTCACCGACGCCCTGCGCGAGGCCGTCCGCACCGGCCGCCTCGCCCCCGGCACCCGGCTGCCCTCCTCCCGCTCGCTCGCCGCCGACCTCGGCATCGCCCGCAACACGGTCGCCGACGCCTACGCCGACCTGGTCGCCGAGGGCTGGCTGACCGCCCGCCAGGGGTCGGGTACGAGGGTGGCAGAGCGGGTGGTGGGGCCTGCGGCGGGTGGCGGTGGGGTCGGTGCGGGTGCGGGTGCGGGTGCGGGTGCGGGTGCGCGTGCGCGTGCCGGTGGGGTTGCGGGTGCGCGTGCCGGTGTCGGTGCGGGTGCATCGGGTCCCCGCGGTGCCGTCGATTCGTCGCCCGGGGCTGTCTCCCGGCCCGGTGTCTCCGGGAGGCCCCCGGCTCCCGACCCCGCCCGTCCCCGCACCCCCGGGCTCCCGCCCCCACACGCACCCCGGCCCGCCTACAACCTGATCCCCGGCACCCCCGACCTCGCCTCCTTCCCGCGCACCGCCTGGCTCAAGGCCGCCCGGCGCGCCCTCGCCGACGCCCCCTACCAGGCCTTCGACTACGGCGACCCGCGCGGCCGCATCGAACTGCGCACCGCCCTCGCCGGCTACCTCGCCCGCGCCCGCGGTGTACGCGCCGACCCCGACCGCATCCTGGTCTGCGCGGGGTTCTCACATGGCCTGCGCCTTTTGGGCGCGCTGCTGCGGGCCCGCGGAGCGGACACAGTCGCCGTGGAGTCGTACGGCCTCGACGTGCACTGGAACCTGCTCGCGGCCGCCGGTCTGCGCACCACCCCGCTGCCGTTCGACGAACGCGGCACCGACCCGGGGCGGTTGACCGGCCAGGGCGCGGTGCTGCTCACCCCCGCCCACCAGTTCCCGATGGGCGGCACCCTGCACCGCGACCGGCGGGCGGCCGTCGTCGACTGGGCCCGCCGCACCGGGGGGCTGGTCGTCGAGGACGACTACGACGGCGAGTTCCGCTACGACCGCCAGCCCGTGGGCGCCCTCCAGGGACTCGATCCGGACCACGTCGTCTACGCGGGAACCGCCAGCAAGGCCCTCGCCCCCGGCCTCCGGCTGGGCTGGCTGGTGCTGCCGCCCGACCTCATGGCCCAGGTGCTGAAGGCCAAGGGCGGCATCGACGCGTGCGGCTCCCTCGACCAGCTGACCCTCGCCGAGTTCCTGAACTCCGGCGCCTACGACCGTCATGTGCGCGCCGCCCGGCTGCGGTACCGGCGCCGCCGTGACGCCCTGGTCGCCGAGCTCGCCCGCCGGGCCCCGAAGGTCCACGCCACCGGGATCGCGGCCGGTCTGCACGTCGTGCTGCGGCTGCCCCCGGGCACCGAGCAGCAGGCGCTGCGGGCAGCCGCCTGGCACGGCCTCGCCGTCCACGGGCTGCACCGCTACCGGCACCCCGAGGCCGCCGTCGAGCGCAGCGACGCACTCGTCGTGGGCTACGGGACCCCGCCGGACCACGCATGGTCGGGAGCGCTGGAGGCACTGTGCGCGGTCTTGCCCGAATAA
- a CDS encoding carboxymuconolactone decarboxylase family protein — translation MTTEETARPTTAVSTTAVSTTAVSTTARPTTVSPTTAPEHTPRLAWAQHAPEVYKAMLRLDTAARKGLDPRLLELVKIRASQLNHCAFCLDMHSKDALAAGESVERIIQLGAWEESKHFYTEQEVAALALTDAVTVLTDGFVPDEVYEHAAKHFEEAELAQLIAAITVINAWNRFGVTCRMVPGHYEAGKHR, via the coding sequence ATGACCACAGAGGAAACCGCCCGCCCCACCACCGCCGTCTCCACCACCGCCGTCTCCACCACCGCCGTCTCCACCACCGCCCGCCCCACCACCGTCAGCCCGACCACCGCCCCCGAACACACCCCCCGCCTCGCCTGGGCCCAGCACGCCCCCGAGGTCTACAAGGCGATGCTCCGCCTCGACACGGCCGCCCGGAAGGGCCTGGACCCCCGGCTCCTGGAGCTGGTGAAGATCCGGGCCTCGCAGCTCAACCACTGCGCGTTCTGCCTCGACATGCACTCCAAGGACGCCCTCGCGGCCGGTGAGAGCGTCGAGCGGATCATCCAGCTCGGCGCGTGGGAGGAGTCGAAGCACTTCTACACGGAGCAGGAGGTCGCGGCCCTCGCCCTGACCGACGCGGTCACCGTCCTCACCGACGGCTTCGTGCCGGACGAGGTGTACGAGCACGCGGCCAAGCACTTCGAGGAGGCCGAGCTGGCCCAGCTGATCGCCGCGATCACGGTGATCAACGCGTGGAACCGGTTCGGCGTGACCTGCCGGATGGTCCCGGGCCACTACGAGGCGGGCAAGCACCGGTGA
- a CDS encoding carboxymuconolactone decarboxylase family protein encodes MSRTDVLDPEVARALSALSAAAKKGLGDPALAELVVIRASQLNHCAFCLDMHLAIAREHGVPERQLELLAAWEEAEGVFDERERAALALTEAVTVLTDGFVPDEVYRKAAKHFDDRQLAHLIGLVVAINNWNRVMVSRRVAPGGYAP; translated from the coding sequence GTGAGTCGTACGGACGTCCTGGACCCCGAGGTTGCCCGCGCGCTGTCCGCACTGAGCGCGGCCGCGAAGAAGGGACTCGGCGATCCCGCCCTCGCCGAGCTCGTCGTCATCCGGGCCTCGCAGCTCAACCACTGCGCGTTCTGCCTGGACATGCATCTCGCGATCGCCCGTGAACACGGGGTGCCGGAACGGCAGTTGGAGCTGCTCGCCGCATGGGAGGAGGCGGAGGGCGTCTTCGACGAGCGGGAGCGGGCCGCGCTCGCGCTGACGGAGGCGGTGACCGTGCTGACGGACGGCTTCGTGCCGGACGAGGTGTACCGGAAAGCCGCGAAGCACTTCGACGACCGGCAACTCGCCCACCTCATCGGCCTGGTCGTCGCCATCAACAACTGGAACCGGGTGATGGTCAGCCGTCGTGTCGCGCCAGGGGGGTACGCACCATGA
- a CDS encoding isocitrate lyase/phosphoenolpyruvate mutase family protein, whose amino-acid sequence MRKVDTFRALHRNRLPGDPLVLPGPWDAISARVLAEAGFPALATPSAGIAAALGHRDGSVPAEEMFAAVARICGAVDIPVSADVEGGYGLAPKELVERLLEAGAVGCNLEDSENGTLKDPRRHADWLAEVRYAAGDRLFVNARVDTFARGDGDPHQAAERAIERAASYVAAGADCVYPIGAPADVLPLLRSGIQGPLNVFGRLDGEGPSPTELGELGATRVTFGPGLQRWAALALQGMASELKR is encoded by the coding sequence ATGAGGAAGGTCGACACCTTCCGCGCCCTGCACCGGAACCGGCTCCCCGGCGACCCCCTCGTGCTGCCCGGCCCCTGGGACGCGATCAGCGCGCGGGTGCTGGCGGAGGCCGGGTTCCCGGCGCTCGCCACGCCCAGCGCGGGGATCGCCGCCGCGCTGGGCCACCGGGACGGTTCCGTGCCGGCCGAGGAGATGTTCGCCGCGGTGGCGCGCATCTGCGGCGCCGTGGACATCCCCGTGTCGGCGGACGTGGAGGGCGGGTACGGGCTGGCGCCGAAGGAGCTGGTGGAGCGGCTGCTGGAGGCGGGGGCCGTCGGCTGCAATCTGGAGGACTCCGAGAACGGCACCCTCAAGGACCCCCGCAGGCACGCCGACTGGCTCGCCGAGGTGCGGTACGCGGCCGGGGACCGGCTGTTCGTCAACGCCCGCGTGGACACCTTCGCCCGCGGTGACGGCGACCCCCATCAGGCCGCCGAACGGGCCATCGAGCGGGCCGCGTCGTACGTCGCCGCGGGTGCCGACTGCGTGTACCCGATCGGCGCCCCGGCGGACGTACTGCCCCTGCTGCGGTCCGGGATCCAGGGGCCGCTCAACGTGTTCGGCCGACTGGACGGCGAGGGCCCCTCGCCCACCGAACTCGGTGAACTCGGGGCCACTCGCGTCACGTTCGGGCCGGGGCTCCAGCGCTGGGCGGCGCTGGCCCTGCAGGGCATGGCCAGCGAGCTCAAGCGCTGA
- a CDS encoding ABC transporter substrate-binding protein, giving the protein MRVRTLAVAGSLLLLTGCGAADMTKQASPFANAQGAKSVTLSVQSWVGAQANVAVAQYLLEHELGYRVDTVQVDEVPAWDALSQGRVDAILEDWGHPEQEQRYVKDKKTISPGGGLGVTGHIGWFVPTYFAKQHPDVTNWKNLNKYASQLRTAESGGKGQLMDGSPSYVTNDKALVKNLGLDYQVVFAGSEAAQITQIRQFAKEKKPFLTYWYAPQWLFKKVPMTEVKLPAYKEGCDADPAKVACAYPHTPLQKYLNTDFAKSGGKAAAFLKKFKWTTEDQNEVSLMIADQKMTPEDAAKKWVDSHESTWKAWLS; this is encoded by the coding sequence ATGCGCGTACGGACGCTCGCCGTCGCCGGATCCCTGCTGCTGCTCACCGGCTGCGGCGCCGCCGACATGACCAAGCAGGCCTCGCCCTTCGCCAACGCCCAGGGCGCCAAGAGCGTGACCCTGTCCGTGCAGTCCTGGGTCGGCGCACAGGCCAACGTGGCCGTCGCGCAGTACCTGTTGGAGCACGAGCTCGGCTACCGCGTCGACACCGTCCAGGTCGACGAGGTCCCCGCGTGGGACGCGCTCAGCCAGGGCCGGGTCGACGCCATCCTGGAGGACTGGGGCCACCCGGAGCAGGAACAGCGGTACGTCAAGGACAAGAAGACCATTTCGCCGGGCGGCGGACTCGGGGTGACCGGGCACATCGGCTGGTTCGTGCCGACGTACTTCGCCAAGCAGCACCCGGACGTCACCAACTGGAAGAACCTCAACAAGTACGCCTCCCAGCTGCGCACCGCGGAGAGCGGCGGCAAGGGCCAGCTCATGGACGGCTCGCCGTCCTACGTCACCAACGACAAGGCGCTGGTGAAGAACCTGGGCCTGGACTACCAGGTGGTGTTCGCCGGTTCGGAGGCCGCGCAGATCACCCAGATCCGGCAGTTCGCCAAGGAGAAGAAGCCCTTCCTGACCTACTGGTACGCCCCCCAGTGGCTGTTCAAGAAGGTCCCCATGACCGAGGTGAAGCTGCCCGCCTACAAGGAGGGCTGCGACGCGGACCCGGCGAAGGTCGCCTGCGCCTACCCGCACACCCCGCTCCAGAAGTACCTCAACACGGACTTCGCCAAGTCCGGCGGCAAGGCGGCGGCCTTCCTGAAGAAGTTCAAGTGGACGACCGAGGACCAGAACGAGGTCTCCCTGATGATCGCCGACCAGAAGATGACACCGGAGGACGCGGCGAAGAAGTGGGTGGACAGCCACGAGTCCACGTGGAAGGCGTGGCTGTCCTGA
- a CDS encoding ABC transporter permease, translating to MATVTASTPRSLPTGLLRHRAVHKILLIALAAAVLVPLANAQWASGSWPAALTVDLTKPLGSASDWIIDNRDSHPLFLYFFGYLSNAVVISVHAVYVVLLEAGWAGVTALGALVAWRVAGVRLAVGTAAAFLACGLLGMWVPTMQTLALMVVAVLASVVVGALLGLAAGLSRRMDKVLRPVLDTMQVMPAYAYLLPVVLIFGMGVPAAVLATVVYAAPPMARLTALGLQGADKGVLEAVESLGTTARQRLLTARIPLARKELMLGLNQTIMMALSMAVIASVIGAGGLGDRVYQALASVDVGAALAAGIPIVLLAVVLDRVTGAAGAADDSTGGQGRAGWAYALAGTVVVAVAGRLLGRLDWPDAWTLNIAEPVNRAVDWMTAHLYSGVPVIGGTADWAAHFTTWILDPVRDGLQGLPWWSVLLVVATLAWLIGTWRTALTAVLAMAAIGVLGVWTPALDTLSQVLAAVAVTLVLGFATAVAAARSDRFERMLRPVLDVFQTMPQFVYLIPVVALFGVGRAPAAAAAVVYALPAVVRITTQGLRQVDPAAMESSRSLGATSWQQLRQVQLPLARPALLLAVNQGVVLVLAVVVIGGLVGGGALGYDTVFGLAQGDLATGLVAGAAIVCLGLMLDRVTQPTERSKRKGA from the coding sequence ATGGCCACGGTCACCGCGTCCACGCCCCGCTCCCTGCCCACCGGACTGCTCAGGCACCGTGCGGTCCACAAGATCCTGCTCATCGCCCTGGCCGCCGCGGTCCTCGTCCCCCTCGCCAACGCCCAGTGGGCCAGCGGCAGTTGGCCCGCCGCCCTCACCGTCGACCTCACCAAGCCGCTCGGCAGCGCCAGCGACTGGATCATCGACAACCGCGACAGCCACCCGCTGTTCCTCTACTTCTTCGGCTACCTCAGCAACGCCGTCGTGATCTCCGTGCACGCCGTGTACGTCGTCCTGCTCGAAGCGGGCTGGGCCGGCGTCACCGCGCTCGGCGCCCTGGTGGCCTGGCGGGTCGCCGGTGTCCGGCTCGCCGTGGGCACCGCGGCCGCGTTCCTCGCCTGCGGGCTGCTCGGCATGTGGGTCCCCACCATGCAGACCCTCGCCCTGATGGTCGTCGCCGTACTCGCCTCGGTCGTGGTCGGCGCCCTGCTGGGACTCGCCGCCGGACTCTCCCGCCGTATGGACAAGGTCCTGCGCCCGGTCCTGGACACCATGCAGGTCATGCCCGCCTACGCCTACCTCCTCCCGGTGGTCCTGATCTTCGGCATGGGCGTACCCGCCGCCGTCCTCGCCACCGTCGTCTACGCCGCCCCGCCCATGGCCCGCCTCACCGCCCTCGGCCTCCAGGGCGCGGACAAGGGGGTCCTGGAAGCGGTCGAGTCGCTGGGCACCACCGCCCGCCAGCGGCTGCTGACCGCCCGCATCCCGCTGGCCCGCAAGGAGCTCATGCTCGGCCTCAACCAGACGATCATGATGGCCCTGTCGATGGCCGTCATCGCGTCCGTGATCGGCGCCGGTGGTCTCGGAGACCGCGTCTACCAGGCGCTGGCCTCCGTCGACGTGGGCGCCGCCCTCGCGGCCGGCATCCCGATCGTGCTGCTGGCCGTCGTCCTCGACCGGGTCACCGGCGCGGCCGGAGCGGCCGACGACAGCACCGGGGGACAGGGGCGCGCCGGATGGGCGTACGCCCTCGCCGGGACCGTCGTCGTGGCGGTCGCCGGACGTCTGCTGGGCCGGCTCGACTGGCCCGACGCCTGGACGCTGAACATCGCCGAGCCCGTCAACCGGGCCGTCGACTGGATGACCGCCCACCTCTACTCCGGCGTCCCCGTCATCGGCGGCACCGCCGACTGGGCGGCCCACTTCACCACCTGGATCCTCGACCCGGTCCGCGACGGACTCCAGGGGCTGCCCTGGTGGTCCGTGCTGCTTGTCGTCGCCACCCTGGCCTGGCTGATCGGCACCTGGCGCACCGCGCTCACCGCCGTCCTCGCCATGGCCGCGATCGGTGTCCTCGGCGTGTGGACCCCCGCGCTGGACACGCTGTCCCAGGTCCTCGCGGCCGTCGCCGTCACGCTCGTCCTCGGCTTCGCGACCGCCGTCGCGGCGGCCCGCAGCGACCGCTTCGAGCGGATGCTGCGACCGGTCCTGGACGTCTTCCAGACGATGCCGCAGTTCGTCTACCTGATCCCGGTCGTCGCCCTGTTCGGCGTCGGCCGCGCGCCCGCCGCCGCGGCGGCCGTCGTCTACGCGCTGCCCGCCGTCGTCCGCATCACCACCCAGGGTCTGCGCCAGGTCGACCCGGCGGCCATGGAGTCCTCCCGGTCCCTCGGCGCGACCAGCTGGCAGCAGCTGCGCCAGGTCCAACTCCCGCTCGCCCGCCCCGCGTTGCTGCTCGCCGTCAACCAGGGCGTGGTCCTCGTCCTCGCCGTCGTCGTCATCGGCGGCCTGGTCGGCGGAGGCGCGCTCGGCTACGACACCGTCTTCGGCCTGGCCCAGGGCGACCTGGCCACCGGCCTGGTCGCCGGTGCCGCCATCGTCTGCCTCGGCCTGATGCTCGACCGGGTGACGCAACCGACGGAACGCAGCAAGAGGAAGGGAGCCTGA